Genomic window (Candidatus Neomarinimicrobiota bacterium):
TCTACCTTCTGCCGGATTGGGAATTCCATCGAGCTCATGATAAATTCTCACCTGACGTCCCACGTTGCGCTCATACTGGAACCTCTCCGTCATTGGAAAATCGATTCCCGGAGAGGTCACTTCCAGCCTTATGCCACCATGAAAGAGCTCACCAATACGAGGATCCTGTTTTATGGTGCGAGTCAGTTGGGAAATTTCATTGAGGGTTATACCCTCTATTGTATCCACAACTAATTTCGCATGATCGCCTGAGGCAGTACAGTCAACTAGAAACACCTCTGACCCTGTGACAATTTCCTCGAGAATTTCACTCAAAACCATCTGTCATTCCGACTTTTCAAATAGCCTGATACAAAAATGTGGGTTTCAGACCCACATACAGCATATTAAGTTAGAGGATAATCAGCACGGCACCAAACCAAATACTCTGAGTAAAACAGAGAAACTAACAGGTGCTATGACTTAGACTTTAAAACAAGATATTTGGATTTTATCCTGGAAATTTCACCCTGAAGTTGATCAAGGGTGTTTTCTTCCGGCCCAACTTTATTGATGAGGGAATCAGCCTTGTCCAGATCTCCGCTCTTTAGATAGCAGTCAGCCGCTCTCAGCATATTACGCCGGGATGAAATTTCAGTAACTGCAATTTCAGCAGCTAGCTCATAGTTTTCGGCCGCCCCGGAATAGTCTCCTCCTTTTTCATCCAATTCACCCAGCATTTGGTAGGCCCCGGTCCTGAGAGATGGTGATGAACCGTTTCTTGCGTAACTCTCCGCATATTCCCTGACTTCGGCATCGTTACCGGTGTTCATCTGAACCTGAGCAAGATAATATAATGCTGTTTCACCGCTTTTTGTGGAACTATACTGGTCAATGAGCTGATCAAGGTCGGTAACTGCTTCGATGTTGTTTCCCGCCTGGTAATGACTCATAGCTGACGCCAGGATCCCGTCGGCTTCTGTGGAAGCACCAGAACGACTCGAACGGATGAGAAGAACAGCCACCGCTACAATCAACACCCCTCCCCCTATTCGGAAAATTAGTTTTCTGTTATCCTCAAAAAACTGTTTCCCCTTATAGATTGTCTCCAAAAGAGGATC
Coding sequences:
- a CDS encoding tetratricopeptide repeat protein: MLKPKRKITIKEIKQDPLLETIYKGKQFFEDNRKLIFRIGGGVLIVAVAVLLIRSSRSGASTEADGILASAMSHYQAGNNIEAVTDLDQLIDQYSSTKSGETALYYLAQVQMNTGNDAEVREYAESYARNGSSPSLRTGAYQMLGELDEKGGDYSGAAENYELAAEIAVTEISSRRNMLRAADCYLKSGDLDKADSLINKVGPEENTLDQLQGEISRIKSKYLVLKSKS